In the Paramisgurnus dabryanus chromosome 5, PD_genome_1.1, whole genome shotgun sequence genome, one interval contains:
- the gdnfb gene encoding glial cell line-derived neurotrophic factor, with amino-acid sequence MKRSPKLRGARRKRPSGEKKGRGAGVCALRRVQMKVSDLGLGYKSQEELIYSYCSGVCINSLTNYDKILNSLTASDKSRLLYSPPTACCRPIEFDDDLSFLDDNLIYHTMERHSARKCGCV; translated from the coding sequence ATGAAGAGATCTCCAAAACTTAGAGGTGCAAGACGTAAGAGACCGAGCGGTGAGAAGAAAGGAAGAGGAGCGGGAGTTTGTGCTCTCAGACGGGTTCAGATGAAAGTTTCTGATCTGGGTTTGGGCTACAAGAGTCAAGAAGAGCTGATCTACAGTTACTGCAGTGGTGTTTGTATAAACTCTCTCACAAACTATGACAAAATCCTCAACAGTCTCACGGCCAGCGATAAATCCCGCCTGCTTTACTCCCCTCCCACCGCCTGCTGTCGACCAATCGAATTCGATGATGACCTGTCATTTTTGGATGACAACTTGATATATCACACTATGGAAAGGCATTCGGCACGGAAATGTGGATGTGTCTAG